AATGCGTCTGCAAGCCCAAATCCGACGGATGAAGCTCGAACGTGTGAACCTTGCCGTCCCTTAGCTCGGATACTCGTGTCGCAGCTGAAATGCTAATTTCATCTAGTCCATCCAGACTACTGACAACCATGGCCCGTTTGGAGCCGAGCTGGTTCAATACCTCGGCAATGACTTCCGTTTTGCTGGCGTCATAAATGCCCAACAACTGCCGATCCGCACCAGCCGGATTCGTCAATGGACCCAGCATATTGAATACCGTCCGCACACCCAGTTCGCGGCGCGGCGCGGCGGCATGCTTCATAGACGGATGATACAGCTGTGCGAATAAAAAGCAGATGCCGATTCGGTCCAGACATGACCTAGCCTGATCACTCGTCAAATGAATATTGACTCCCAATGCCTCCAGGACATCAGCGCTCCCGGCACGGCCACTTGCAGAACGATTGCCATGCTTTGCTACCCGTACAGACATCGAAGCTGCGATGATCGCAGATACCGTGGAAATATTAAACTTGTGAATACCCGAACCTCCGGTTCCACATGTGTCCAGCAGACGACCGCTGCCTTCTTCAGCTTGCACTGGACTAGCGTAGCTACGCATAGCCTCGGCAAAACCAGTGATTTCATCTACCGTTTCCCCTTTGAGGCGAAGAGCCGTCAGTAGCCCGCCAATTTGCGCCTGTGTAGCACTTCCACTCATAATCTGTTCCATTACGCTACGGGCCTCCGTACGCGAAAGATGCTGTCCCTCCATGATCCGGCTTAACCCCACTTGCATCATGTCATGTCGTTCCATTGTCGTCTCCTCCTCAAAATCAGATTTTTGCGTGTTACGGAGTGTACAAATAATCCTGGTTGATGACGCTGTTATAGGGCTGTGTCGTTGCCGGGAACATCACTTCTGCCGTGCGGATTGCCTTCAGCAATGCCTTTGCTTTGTTCACCGTCTCCTGATACTCGCTTTCCGGAACTGAGTCCCACACAATTCCAGCGCCTGCCTGGACATAAGC
The Paenibacillus peoriae DNA segment above includes these coding regions:
- the trpD gene encoding anthranilate phosphoribosyltransferase, with amino-acid sequence MERHDMMQVGLSRIMEGQHLSRTEARSVMEQIMSGSATQAQIGGLLTALRLKGETVDEITGFAEAMRSYASPVQAEEGSGRLLDTCGTGGSGIHKFNISTVSAIIAASMSVRVAKHGNRSASGRAGSADVLEALGVNIHLTSDQARSCLDRIGICFLFAQLYHPSMKHAAAPRRELGVRTVFNMLGPLTNPAGADRQLLGIYDASKTEVIAEVLNQLGSKRAMVVSSLDGLDEISISAATRVSELRDGKVHTFELHPSDLGLQTHSLDQVLGGDAQVNADIIRRILNGEHGAYRDVVLANAGACIYVSGTAATLTDGVVRAAEAIDSGRALSKLDQLIQATGEYQYVS